The Syngnathus acus chromosome 12, fSynAcu1.2, whole genome shotgun sequence genome contains the following window.
CAAATATGACATGTATATTTATTGTTACATTtagattgtgtgacattaaatTTATTAAGGCTACATGTCATTCCATTTCACTCTTAGTACTCAACCTACATAATGGACGAGCGATTTCCTTGCTTACCAGTGCTGAAGATGGATCACATGATGCAATTCCCACCAGTGTTCTGTCATGTCCTTCCTGGTGGATCCTCATCCCGGAGCGGAGCAGGAACCACTAAAGTTTTACTGGGTTCACAGTGCTCTCAGGAAATCACACAGCTGCAGTATTCAGGTTTGTGATGACTGGGGATTGTCCATCATTTTTAGGTCAATTCCCAAGCTGCTTAACAATCTACATGTGTTTACAACTTCAGGTGGCAGAGCAGAACCGTGCATCAGTATGGGTCCTCCTCAGGCACTCCTTCGGCCTTGTGATAGCCTCCAACACCTTCCCGTCCAGATCCCGCACCGCATGGACATAGCATCGAACCGACTGTCCTCACCATCTGCAGGTAATTGGTGTAAATAATCAATCCATTAGTAAAATTGTTGTCTGTTAATTTAGTggaatcatttttaaacaatctttattctttttttttttttttttttttaatataaaattaCAGCAAAgctgttttaaaaacaatttcgTTTTGCTTTTAGACAGGAAAATACACTCATATTGTGTGTCAGGTATAATTCGCTGACTGAacaactattaagagaagagcaacagcaaacaaaccacaagtgagacagaatatcaagtcttttctcgcgaggagtgcagtacagatagtttacaacaatctcactacactaaatatctgtgtacactcccgctctttttatttggatttgccctgCCCACAATTatgagacaaaagcccctaaaggaaggggggagCACGTGGGttttgcctcgtaagcaaaaAATCACCAGGTGTTACATACTAATAAGAACGTGACGAAAAGAGGAGTTTGAGTCGAGAAGAGAAAGCCCTTGagctctagtcaaaacatagcaagggatgttttacgaccttgtgtaggatgagacaagctaggttatttattactggatacgcACTAACATAAtcttacgatcaagatagtttggaaaacccagactttgatggtcacttgtaggttcatctgaggtgcaagacagcaatgaggcatgttgtctaacaaagcggtctttgttaagaaggaactgtctcggtagatgtcttctttttgctgagttatcagctgcgtcctgtctgacccagctgtaccctctctcctggcccagccgtaccttttctcttctgtggtacatcataaaaacagcaaggcaaaacagcaaacatatattgcagtaatattgcggtaaagcattgattagagaacgcatgataacatatatatacattttcctAACATGTGTATAATGTGAATTTCTTCAATTCACATTTTCCACAATGCGAGTTTAAGAAATCAAAACTATTGACTCGGtatgaaaatcaaattttcatctttttatatTGTCACAATTTTGTCTAATAATacccttgcaaaaaaaataaaggtcaTTcctaaaggaaagaaaaaagaataagaGCCTCGGGTCAGAGggactgtgttttttttatgtttgcaaTTAACAAGACTGTGtctgaacaaacaaaaacaattgcaacAGATTTTATTTGGATCAGAAACATCTTGAATGAAACGAAATAGTGGCTCTGATACGCCCTAAGCCATTTTGGTCCTGTTAAAActcaacattttatgttttcacatttttaggTCTAACCTGTATCCAAAAGACTGCAAGAGATGGAAATAATGATTGCATCTATGTGCTACAATTGACTGAAGCAGGTGATATATTCTATCAGATTCTTGAACATGAGCATCTGGATGCCTCTTTAGCCCCAGCCTCAGAGGATAAAGCCCAACCTAGAAACCCAGTACTGGAAAATGCCTCCGAAGCAGTTCCTGAAACATCCAGCAATGAGGACATAATCGGGCCAACTCGGGGCATAATGCTTCACACATTTGTGACCAAAACGCCAGAGAAACAACTTCGATTGGACAATTCGGACAACGATTCTGAGGATTCAGAGACACGAGGGAAAGGCCAAAACTTGAAAAGGTTGAACCTCCAGATACATGTCAATGATGATCCAGGATTGaatgcagaaaatgaaaatgggacCAGTTCGGCAGCCAATGATTCAGAGCAGCCAAGCAGCAATCAAGAGACGCGCCCTAACTTTACTCATGCTAATCTACCTGACTGTCCGACGTTTGTAAAACTCAGTGAGGATGCTCTCAGCACGTGGAAACGCTGGCTACAAAAACTAATGCACAAGAGCCACAAAAAGGACCGTATGCGCTGCCAAATGACATGTGATCCCAGTAGTCTCTTTAGTCTTTCCTGCAACAAAATGAGAGAACTGTCTCAAGATGACCACGTAACGCGCATGAGACATCAGttgagtgtgtgcatgtctgaCCCTTCCCTGCTGGTGAGAAGCGCCGCCACCTCCGAGCCTCCGGAAGTGGTGCCGTTTCCAGACCAGGTGGACACGGGAGCGTGGGTTGACGATCTCAGTCGACGTCTGACCCTGGCCTGGCAAGGCGAGGAAAATTGGCGAGCCTGGTGGAAAGATCGGCTGGGGCTGAATAGGGAAGAAAAGATGAATGCTctcaggaggaagaggaggaggcaaAGGGAGGCGAGGATGCGATCCGGCGGGCGACGGCTAGCGCTCTCTGAAAGCTTCACTTCATCAGTCACCTACCAGTCAGAGCTGGACGATTTCTCCGACTGGACGGGCTGGTCCTCTGCTGCAAGCCAAGGGGTGGGGTCAGACTCGGAAAGGGTGGAGACAGAATTATCGCAGTCTGAGGGCACGATAGAAAGTGAAGCGCTAATAACCAAGACACCCGTCACTGCGATCAATGAGGCCACATTTCCTACTCCAATCGTCTCATCAAGATCTGCTCAACTGGACTCCACACCATCCAGCCAGAGGAGAAGCAAACGCCCCGCAGAGGACTACCTCAGCTCTCTGTTTGGATCGCAGGTACCTGTATTTTTCACTACTGGTTTCAACCTGGACATGTATCATTGTGTTTTTCCCCAAACCCTCAGTGTTGGTTGCTCTTGTACAATCATCAAATagaccagtggttctcaaCTGTTGTCTCTTGGGGACATGCATTTTCACTGCATAGTCACAAACCCAGTTCCTCGATTTCACATGGACTTTGGGGTCAAGAATTTTGAAATCCGGTTAACTCCAAAAGTCTTGTAaatcgtttaaaaaaaaaaaaaaaacttggagccacaaaaatgtatttacggCAAACAAAATCGGGATCCACGACCAAACTGCGTTAGACAGAAAGTCACCTGGAATCGAAGCTCGTAAAATCGAGGTTCAGCtgtacaataaaaatgtttgtttagaAATTGCCTCTGACAACACATGTACACTGTATTatcttttcaaaatttgtttATGTTTGATGTTTGGAGCCTGAATGTCCTCATGACGATCACTGGTAGCCAGAGGCTGAGCTGCACAGTATTTGTATTTGGAGTAAATTGGTGGCTAAAGCACAAGGCAGGAGTGGTTCTCTTGGTTCACTTTTATGTCCACATTTAAATTTGTTTAAGAACATTTTGTACAGTACGTGGAAAAAACCCTGGATGTTTTTCAAGTGTTAAACTGGATTCGCTACTGTAGTGAGGAAACAAGCTTGAGAGCCATGTTTAATcacaattaccgtattttcca
Protein-coding sequences here:
- the taf1c gene encoding TATA box-binding protein-associated factor RNA polymerase I subunit C, whose amino-acid sequence is MDYSFPKQLFPSFYNNGPPGCTQKPCAGIWGSYDQVQPQGGSDPPSNWTFTSRHQVKGEIWRQTEPAPIPLFKPNNSFIWSSTPPDPHDFTEHMQNFYSDHCRDAFGCISEVLGDNFYFKYGMKKRQRRDAVHTWKIKRFLDKLNLPICHKSCSSSTLQAYSALMSDVVHTVPPELLGSLLYEELTEQRDRRLFYEGATGGALNLIPFSQSEHSQNGCLLFPGNQGMDRLNFHRVEWEHHQDKCFSLKSSKRKPFHFQLKGPIRQISSASLFNICCVSARSDRFCGFWRFSEREEPHLLQVVNTKDVATCITVSPHILGEVLVASESGTVNLWTVGKGIQKVWEDISNLYFNAKSSWRWCEFSAHPRVIVYADRTGAELCDIRACPASNHTLFRISNTADCRSGERLILSKYLADVHPFHHLVNTQYSTYIMDERFPCLPVLKMDHMMQFPPVFCHVLPGGSSSRSGAGTTKVLLGSQCSQEITQLQYSGGRAEPCISMGPPQALLRPCDSLQHLPVQIPHRMDIASNRLSSPSAGLTCIQKTARDGNNDCIYVLQLTEAGDIFYQILEHEHLDASLAPASEDKAQPRNPVLENASEAVPETSSNEDIIGPTRGIMLHTFVTKTPEKQLRLDNSDNDSEDSETRGKGQNLKRLNLQIHVNDDPGLNAENENGTSSAANDSEQPSSNQETRPNFTHANLPDCPTFVKLSEDALSTWKRWLQKLMHKSHKKDRMRCQMTCDPSSLFSLSCNKMRELSQDDHVTRMRHQLSVCMSDPSLLVRSAATSEPPEVVPFPDQVDTGAWVDDLSRRLTLAWQGEENWRAWWKDRLGLNREEKMNALRRKRRRQREARMRSGGRRLALSESFTSSVTYQSELDDFSDWTGWSSAASQGVGSDSERVETELSQSEGTIESEALITKTPVTAINEATFPTPIVSSRSAQLDSTPSSQRRSKRPAEDYLSSLFGSQDDPAQHDTYFDAEQQSLGPLAHSSQSLSQSSLGRLFSQPKKKKARMGF